ACTTAATAGACAAAAAATTCAATTGTTTGATTTGGGTTATGAGAAAGATTCTTTTAGTGTTAATTACTTTATGGCTGATTATTCCGGCTATCCATGCCCAAAAAGTAGGACTTGTATTAAGCGGTGGTGGCGCCAAAGGGATGACGCACATTGGTATCATTCGCGCTTTGGAGGAAAACAACATTCCTATTGATTACATTGCAGGCACTTCCATGGGAGCCATTGTCGGTTCTTTATATGCCATGGGATACTCTCCTGACGACATGGTAGAACTTCTCAAGTCGGAAGATTTTAAACGATGGTATTCCGGAGAAGTAGAAGAGAAATATGTATATCATTTCAAAAAGAATCTTCCCACTCCCGAATTTTTCAATATTCGTTTTTCATTCAAAGACTCACTGAAAAATTTCAAACCTCAATTTCTGCCTACCAGTGTTGTCAATCCAATTCAGATGAATCTCGTTTTTGTAGACCTGTACGCACGTGCCACAGCTGCTTGTAAGGGAGATTTTGATAAACTTCTTGTTCCTTTCCGTTGCATTGCGTCCGATGTATACAACAAGAAACAATTAGTCATGAAGGAAGGAGATTTAGGAGATGCCGTCAGAGCTTCCATGAGTTTCCCGTTCATGTTTAAACCTATTGAAATAGACAATGTATTAGCCTATGACGGAGGTATTTATAATAACTTTCCTACAGATGTCATGAGAGATGATTTTCATCCGGATGTCATCATAGGAAGCGTCGTGTCAACCAATCCCACTAAACCCAAAGAAAATGATCTCATGAGTCAAATTGAGAATATGGTGATGCAGAAAACCGACTATTCCATTCCGGACTCCATGGGGATTTTAATGACGTTCAAATATGACAATGTTAATCTAATGGATTTTCAACGCATTGACGAATTACATGATATAGGATATAATCGAACCATCAGCATGATGGATTCAATCAAAAGTCGTATTCATCGGCGTGTAAATCTGGACAATATACGTTTAAGAAGAATGGTATACCGGAGTAATTTTCCGGAGCTACGCTTTAAAAATATCATCATCGACGGAGCTAATCCCCAACAACAAGTATATATTAAAAGAGAATTTCATAAATCAGATAACAAAGAATTCACTTATGAGGATTTAAAACAAGGCTATTTCCGATTGTTATCTGATAAAATGATTTCCGAAATTATACCGCATGCAATTTATAATCCGGAAGACGACACCTACGATCTACATTTAAAGGTGAAATTAGAAAATAAATTTGCGGTGCGGTTGGGAGGAAATATATCCACTTCCAACTCCAATCAGATCTATCTGGGGCTTAGCTATCAGGATTTAAACTACTATGCCAAAGAGTTTATCCTCGACGGACAACTCGGAAAAGTGTATAATAACGTGCAGTTTATGGCAAAAATTGACTTCGCCACTGCCATTCCTACCTCATACCGCCTTATAGGCTCAATCAGTACTTTTGACTATTTCAAGAAAAACAAACTTTTCTCACGAAATAACACCCCTGCCTTTAATCAGAAAGACGAACGTTTCTTAAAATTGCAGGTCGGATTACCCTTCCTTTCGAGCAAGCGAGCAGAGTTTGGGGTCGGAATTGCGAAAATAGAAGATAAATATTTTCAGAAAAGCGTCATTGACTTTGGAAATGACAAATTTGACAAAAGTCGCTATGATTTATTCGGTGGATCAATCAGTTTTAACGGAAGTACCCTAAATTCCAAACAATACCCCACACGTGGATACAGAGAAGCTCTTGTTGCCCAAATTTTCGTTGGAAAAGAACGATTCTACCCAGACGAAGGAAGTATCACCACCAACAATAATAAAAACCATCACTCATGGTTGCAATTATCATACATGAAAGAGAAATACCATAATATGAGTGAACATTGGGTTTTAGGATGGTACTTGAAGGCATTATATGCCTCTAAAAACTTTTCCGAGAACTATACGGCTACAATGATGCAGGCTGGAGAGTTTTCTCCCACGCTACATAGTAAATTGACCTACAACGAAGCCTTCCGGGCCAATCAATTTATAGGGGTCGGTATTCGACCTATTTACCGTTTAAACCAAATGTTTCATCTTCGGGGAGAATTTTATGGTTTTATGCCCATTTATCCAATCGAAAAAAACTCGTTGAATAAAGCATATTATGGAAAAGCTTTCTCCAAGTTTGAATATTTAGGAGAAATTTCTGTTGTATGCCAATTACCTTTTGGAGACATCTCTGCTTATGTAAATCATTATAGCTCACCGAAAAGAGAGTGGAATGTCGGACTAAGTATAGGTTGGCAACTATTCAATTATCGGTTCATAGAATAATTTTCTACAAAAAAAAGTTGCTGAAAAGCTTGCTAATTCAGGAAAAGTCCGTATCTTTGCACCCGTTAAAACGAAATAATGGTCGCGTAGCTCAACTGAATAGAGTAGCTGACTACGGATCAGCCGGTTACAGGTTTGAATCCTGTCGCGATCACTTTTTTGAATTAACAAAATGGCCGCGTAGCTCAACTGAATAGAGTAGCTGACTACGGATCAGCCGGTTACAGGTTTGAATCCTGTCGCGGTCACTGAAAAATTGCAAAATATAGGGTCGCGTAGCTCAACTGAATAGAGTAGCTGACTACGGATCAGCCGGTTACAGGTTTGAATCCTGTCGCGATCACTTAATCCTCTGCATTTTATGTGGAGGATTTTATTTTTCTCCCCATTTCATCGAAGAAATCGGTCTTTTTCGGGCTCAGTTGTAATTCTTGGGGGATTAATATTTGTAACTTCCATTTATGCATATACCTTTGCTAGCCTAAAAAGGAAGAATCTCATATCCACGACTCCTCTAAATGATGCCCTAAATGCTTTGATTTTAGCATTGAATGCTTCTGCAGCTGCATTTGTACTCCTGTTCACAAAGAAGTTTAAAATCCTTTCGTAATGGTTCTCAATAGAGTTTGCTACTGTTGTGAATGTATCGTATCCATATTCTTCAATCTTATTATACCATAGTGCCAGCTTTGCTCTTGCTACATCCTTGTCATAGTTTGTGGAAAATATCTTTCCCAACTCCAATGAGTAGTAATATACGTGCTTAATATCTTCAAACTGCTTGAAAAGTAATTCTGCCCTGATTTTCTGACTCTTGGTCCATTTATCAGGTGATTTAAATAATAAATATCTGCTTCTGGCCAATAATTGCCTGAGTGTATCTCCGTTTTCGAGTTCTTCCGCTTTATATACTTCCCCCTTCTCTTTTGCCGCTTTCATGGCTTTATTCTCCTCTTTTATCACTTGCCATCTATATGTAATGCGCAACTCTTGTACAGCTTCATATACAAGTTTTTGTACATGAAACCTATCAATCACCTGCATGGCACGTGGAAAGCACGTTTTCGCAATCTTTTGCATGCTCCCTGCCATATCCAGTGTGATTTCTTTGACTTGATTCCGCAGCTCCTGTGGCATCTTTGTAAGTACCGCAATGATATCATCGGTTTTAGTGCCCTGAATTACAGCTATAATAGAACCTTTCCTGCCTCGCTTATCTCTATTTATTAAGATGGTATAAAGATCTCCCTTGCTTAAAGCCGTCTCGTCAATACATAGGTGATAACCCATATTCTTTGGATAAAGGATATACTCTTGGGCATGTGCTCTCTGATCCCAATTCTGGAAGTCACTCAGGTGGTCCTTATATTGGCTTTGAAGCTGTTTGCCATCCATGCAGTAATGCTCGGCTACACTTTGGCAGCTAACAGCGTGATTATCCAAGTAATTCTTTTAAAAAAGCACCGAACTCAGCGGTTATGCGAGTACCGGTGGCTACCAAACTCCAGTCACGACTATACGTCTGCCCGGTGGATGGATCTTCCCAGCGACG
The Bacteroides caecimuris DNA segment above includes these coding regions:
- a CDS encoding patatin-like phospholipase family protein, which gives rise to MRKILLVLITLWLIIPAIHAQKVGLVLSGGGAKGMTHIGIIRALEENNIPIDYIAGTSMGAIVGSLYAMGYSPDDMVELLKSEDFKRWYSGEVEEKYVYHFKKNLPTPEFFNIRFSFKDSLKNFKPQFLPTSVVNPIQMNLVFVDLYARATAACKGDFDKLLVPFRCIASDVYNKKQLVMKEGDLGDAVRASMSFPFMFKPIEIDNVLAYDGGIYNNFPTDVMRDDFHPDVIIGSVVSTNPTKPKENDLMSQIENMVMQKTDYSIPDSMGILMTFKYDNVNLMDFQRIDELHDIGYNRTISMMDSIKSRIHRRVNLDNIRLRRMVYRSNFPELRFKNIIIDGANPQQQVYIKREFHKSDNKEFTYEDLKQGYFRLLSDKMISEIIPHAIYNPEDDTYDLHLKVKLENKFAVRLGGNISTSNSNQIYLGLSYQDLNYYAKEFILDGQLGKVYNNVQFMAKIDFATAIPTSYRLIGSISTFDYFKKNKLFSRNNTPAFNQKDERFLKLQVGLPFLSSKRAEFGVGIAKIEDKYFQKSVIDFGNDKFDKSRYDLFGGSISFNGSTLNSKQYPTRGYREALVAQIFVGKERFYPDEGSITTNNNKNHHSWLQLSYMKEKYHNMSEHWVLGWYLKALYASKNFSENYTATMMQAGEFSPTLHSKLTYNEAFRANQFIGVGIRPIYRLNQMFHLRGEFYGFMPIYPIEKNSLNKAYYGKAFSKFEYLGEISVVCQLPFGDISAYVNHYSSPKREWNVGLSIGWQLFNYRFIE